In the Gopherus flavomarginatus isolate rGopFla2 chromosome 6, rGopFla2.mat.asm, whole genome shotgun sequence genome, one interval contains:
- the GPX1 gene encoding glutathione peroxidase 1, with protein MAAGRLAGLQARPLGAAEPLALGSLLGRVLLVSNVASLUGTTARDFAQLSELQRRYGPGLTVLAFPCNQFGHQENATNEEILLSLKHVRPGNGYEPNFTVFEKCDVNGANAHPLFTFLKEALPFPHDDPMSLMTNPQYIIWSPVCRNDISWNFEKFLIGRDGVPFKRYSRHFETIKIQDDIEKLLQHVP; from the exons ATGGCGGCCGGGCGGCTGGCGGGGCTGCAGGCGCGGCCGCTGGGCGCGGCGGAACCGCTGGCGCTGGGCTCGCTCCTGGGCCGCGTACTGCTGGTGAGCAACGTGGCGTCACTCTGAGGCACCACGGCCCGGGACTTCGCCCAGCTCAGCGAGCTGCAGAGGCGCTACGGGCCCGGGCTGACCGTGCTGGCCTTCCCCTGCAACCAGTTCGGCCACCAG GAGAATGCTACCAATGAGGAGATCCTACTTTCCTTAAAGCATGTCCGCCCTGGCAATGGTTATGAGCCCAACTTCACCGTATTTGAGAAGTGTGATGTGAATGGGGCAAATGCTCACCCACTCTTCACTTTCCTGAAAGAGGCACTCCCTTTCCCACATGATGATCCAATGTCACTGATGACCAACCCACAGTACATCATCTGGTCTCCAGTGTGCAGGAATGACATCTCCTGGAACTTTGAAAAATTCCTCATTGGGCGTGATGGCGTGCCCTTCAAGCGCTACAGCAGGCACTTTGAAACTATCAAGATCCAAGATGATATTGAAAAGCTCCTTCAGCATGTCCCATAG